One window from the genome of Elusimicrobiota bacterium encodes:
- a CDS encoding RNA-binding protein, translating into MSKKLFVGRLPYDFTDEKLRELFTGVGTVLSAVMVQDPKQGRSRGFGFVAMSTEEASLAAIAKLNGTHLGEKDIWVTEAREKPRQPQAAAPRHPPREDRRPFSSTDRRPFSAGREGHFMGPRSRGPGADRPPRRFGGGGPPSRPGGSSDRRPAFGKFGARPAGSSDRRPAFGKFGARSAGSSDRRPGFGKFGTRPAGSSDRRPGFGKFGGRSGNRRPSSPKFSQK; encoded by the coding sequence ATGAGCAAAAAGCTTTTTGTGGGCCGGTTGCCTTATGATTTTACCGATGAAAAACTGAGGGAGCTTTTTACCGGCGTCGGCACGGTGCTCTCGGCGGTGATGGTCCAGGACCCGAAACAGGGACGGTCGCGCGGGTTCGGATTCGTGGCCATGAGCACGGAAGAAGCATCCCTGGCGGCCATTGCCAAGTTGAATGGAACTCATTTAGGAGAAAAAGATATTTGGGTGACGGAGGCGCGGGAGAAGCCCCGGCAGCCTCAGGCGGCGGCTCCTCGTCATCCCCCACGAGAAGACCGACGTCCATTTTCTTCAACGGATCGGAGGCCCTTTTCTGCCGGACGGGAGGGCCATTTTATGGGGCCACGATCCAGAGGGCCTGGCGCCGATCGTCCTCCCCGCCGATTTGGGGGTGGTGGACCACCATCCCGTCCCGGAGGTTCCTCAGATCGTCGTCCAGCCTTCGGCAAGTTTGGCGCTCGACCCGCGGGATCCTCCGATCGTCGTCCAGCCTTCGGCAAGTTTGGCGCTCGATCTGCGGGATCCTCCGATCGTCGCCCAGGCTTCGGCAAGTTTGGCACTCGACCCGCGGGATCCTCCGATCGTCGCCCAGGTTTCGGCAAGTTTGGCGGTCGTTCCGGGAATCGACGGCCGAGTAGCCCAAAGTTTTCGCAGAAATAA
- a CDS encoding HEAT repeat domain-containing protein, with protein sequence MYFSLVVMMFLFLAGSLPAVTPSEYDQLTSTITAQRREAAVALSRTQDPSATGALRKAVQDKDAFVRARALDGLGQLRDTASEPLIRERLSVDPSSEVRGSAACALRRVYRAESVSALLKALADSQETVRIEAVHTLAEIPSENATNALLQAGKNQMASVRRTAVVALGQRTGPTVAAGLKQSLRDTDPAVRANAIDGTRALLGAQILGDIKPMLKDPDHSVQAAAARALAVLGDSSGMETAQSLVKDPDLPIQLLAIDALGYLQDSTLLPILEGLAQDLNPAIQQTAQTSLARFKMKQSH encoded by the coding sequence ATGTATTTCTCTCTGGTCGTCATGATGTTCCTTTTTTTGGCCGGTTCGCTACCGGCTGTCACACCGTCCGAATATGACCAATTGACTTCAACCATTACGGCTCAACGCCGCGAAGCCGCCGTAGCACTCTCGAGGACACAGGATCCGTCAGCGACAGGGGCCTTGCGAAAGGCGGTCCAAGATAAAGACGCTTTTGTCCGGGCGCGAGCCTTGGATGGGCTGGGACAGCTGCGCGACACCGCCTCTGAACCTCTCATCCGCGAACGTTTATCGGTAGACCCTTCTTCGGAAGTCCGGGGAAGCGCGGCCTGTGCGCTTCGCCGCGTCTATCGAGCCGAAAGCGTTTCCGCTCTCCTGAAAGCGCTGGCGGATTCTCAAGAAACTGTTCGGATCGAAGCGGTTCACACCTTGGCGGAGATCCCAAGTGAAAACGCGACGAACGCCCTTTTGCAGGCAGGAAAAAACCAGATGGCTTCTGTGCGGCGAACCGCGGTTGTGGCGTTGGGCCAACGGACCGGACCGACTGTGGCGGCAGGACTGAAACAAAGCCTTCGGGATACCGATCCAGCAGTTCGCGCCAACGCTATTGATGGAACCCGGGCTCTTTTAGGCGCTCAAATCCTGGGCGATATCAAACCGATGCTGAAGGATCCGGATCATTCGGTTCAAGCCGCTGCCGCGCGAGCGCTCGCGGTGTTGGGAGATTCCAGCGGGATGGAAACCGCTCAATCCTTGGTGAAAGATCCTGATCTCCCCATTCAACTATTGGCCATTGATGCTTTGGGCTATCTGCAAGACTCCACCCTGCTTCCAATTTTAGAAGGACTAGCCCAAGATTTAAACCCAGCTATCCAGCAAACAGCCCAGACAAGCCTGGCCCGCTTCAAAATGAAGCAGTCTCATTAA
- a CDS encoding DUF1207 domain-containing protein — protein MFRKRFSIFIASMLFSFSVVHAFMNSDSSLGLFANAKEVFRPLVADPREIQLAMRLVMPVSRECLGEIAAGDYLGLYRWKLPWEQETYLQWSIAGGIFSRFDLAADTKDLQVVDYYATMPVDVRMGRWSMRLLPYHVSSHLGDDYIKRTGVLAEKNAIDAWKWLLAYEPCEHWRFYGGPDYIIRLVHASQEHVAVQAGLEWRSNWWAAGHAQTFWANDLQSWERVGWNPTFNSQFGVKIVHDSLDQYGLSIFSEFGTGHRPHGQFYRQQETHWNLGMRLEIP, from the coding sequence ATGTTCCGTAAGCGCTTTTCTATTTTTATAGCCTCCATGCTTTTCAGCTTTTCTGTTGTCCATGCGTTCATGAACTCTGATTCATCCCTGGGTCTTTTCGCCAATGCGAAAGAGGTTTTCCGGCCGCTTGTGGCAGACCCGCGGGAAATTCAGCTGGCGATGCGGCTGGTCATGCCGGTGTCCCGGGAATGTCTTGGAGAAATCGCTGCAGGTGACTATTTAGGACTCTATCGCTGGAAACTGCCTTGGGAACAGGAGACTTATCTGCAGTGGAGCATCGCCGGAGGCATATTTTCCCGCTTTGATCTGGCGGCCGACACCAAAGATCTTCAGGTGGTTGATTATTACGCCACCATGCCGGTCGACGTTCGCATGGGACGCTGGTCCATGCGCCTTCTCCCTTATCATGTCAGCTCGCACCTGGGAGACGACTATATTAAACGAACAGGGGTTCTCGCGGAAAAGAACGCGATCGATGCCTGGAAATGGCTTCTGGCTTATGAGCCGTGCGAGCACTGGCGGTTCTACGGCGGCCCTGACTACATTATCCGCCTGGTTCATGCCTCTCAGGAACACGTCGCGGTACAGGCCGGCCTCGAATGGCGGTCGAATTGGTGGGCGGCCGGTCACGCGCAAACCTTCTGGGCAAATGATCTTCAGTCCTGGGAGCGGGTGGGATGGAATCCGACTTTTAATTCCCAGTTTGGCGTAAAAATTGTGCATGATTCATTAGATCAGTACGGTCTTTCGATCTTCAGCGAGTTTGGCACCGGCCACCGGCCCCATGGACAATTTTATAGACAACAGGAAACACACTGGAACCTCGGAATGCGGCTCGAAATCCCCTAA
- a CDS encoding DUF3108 domain-containing protein, whose translation MIQRIFIVILLGATASFAMAEISSSTVTIISSSTQVTVSSTCLPYPWPTADNKAFPEHERFSYVIRWGVVTAGRAELAVEGLETIQGRPTYHLTSNARSSGFVSTFYRVEDHNDAWLDQQSLTTVRYSKRIKEGRYQIEESADIDQTCGRFMQHSYRFDKQRGEHKEGPVPPGIRDVFGSLYFARTLPLAPGETFAIDVFNGSKMWPLLISVKKRERIKVSGGTFNCVVIEPLLREPGIFVAKGNKMEIWLTDDDRHVPVRMRSEVFIGHVAAEITHVP comes from the coding sequence ATGATTCAGCGGATTTTTATTGTTATTCTTCTGGGAGCAACCGCTTCGTTCGCGATGGCGGAGATTTCTTCGTCAACAGTGACAATTATTTCCTCATCCACCCAGGTGACTGTTTCCAGCACGTGCCTGCCGTATCCGTGGCCAACCGCCGATAATAAAGCGTTCCCTGAGCACGAACGGTTTTCTTATGTTATCCGGTGGGGCGTTGTGACCGCGGGTCGGGCCGAACTGGCCGTGGAAGGCCTCGAAACCATTCAGGGTCGTCCGACTTACCATCTGACGTCGAATGCGCGCTCATCCGGCTTTGTGAGCACTTTTTATCGCGTGGAAGACCATAACGACGCCTGGCTTGATCAGCAATCCCTGACAACAGTACGTTACAGCAAGCGTATCAAAGAGGGCCGTTACCAGATTGAAGAGTCCGCTGATATTGACCAGACGTGCGGACGCTTTATGCAACACAGTTACCGGTTTGACAAACAACGAGGAGAGCATAAGGAAGGACCGGTGCCTCCGGGCATCCGGGATGTGTTCGGCAGCTTATACTTCGCGAGAACGCTTCCGCTGGCTCCCGGAGAAACCTTTGCGATCGATGTCTTCAACGGAAGCAAAATGTGGCCCCTGCTTATCTCGGTCAAAAAGCGTGAGCGGATCAAAGTGTCGGGCGGGACATTTAACTGCGTCGTCATCGAACCCTTGCTGCGTGAACCTGGTATTTTTGTTGCCAAAGGGAACAAGATGGAAATCTGGCTAACGGATGACGATCGGCATGTCCCCGTCAGAATGCGTTCGGAAGTTTTCATCGGCCATGTCGCCGCGGAGATCACTCATGTTCCGTAA
- a CDS encoding SprT family zinc-dependent metalloprotease produces MLFTALSVNKSDELTYRLRRSRRRTLGLQIDPDGSVVARVPFRAPLPLVDTFIRQHLPWIHRTQQRVRARLRLLPVWRFEAGEIFPVWGELRALNLSVDAPLCRKTALTFYRLEVEKYAKTLLPVLTTRVGTWPQRLSVGLARHRWGSCSSRGHIRLNARLAMMPPELLEYVLVHELAHLRQPNHSPRFWEVVESGLPDYRERRKRLRDYSAYLTL; encoded by the coding sequence GTGTTATTTACGGCCTTGTCCGTCAATAAATCCGACGAATTGACCTATCGGCTCAGGCGAAGCCGCCGGCGCACGCTGGGGCTTCAGATTGATCCGGATGGCTCGGTCGTGGCGCGCGTCCCCTTCCGGGCGCCCTTGCCGCTTGTGGACACGTTCATTCGGCAGCATCTCCCCTGGATCCATCGTACGCAACAGCGAGTACGGGCGCGCCTCCGACTGCTGCCGGTCTGGCGATTCGAGGCGGGCGAGATCTTCCCTGTATGGGGAGAATTGCGCGCGCTCAATCTGTCAGTTGATGCCCCCCTTTGCCGGAAGACAGCCCTTACGTTTTACCGGTTGGAAGTGGAGAAATACGCCAAAACGCTCCTGCCGGTTCTAACGACGCGTGTGGGAACCTGGCCTCAGCGCCTGAGTGTGGGGCTGGCCCGCCACCGGTGGGGCAGTTGCTCAAGCCGCGGGCATATCCGATTGAACGCACGGCTGGCCATGATGCCTCCCGAGCTTCTCGAATACGTCCTGGTGCATGAGCTGGCCCACCTTCGGCAACCGAATCACTCCCCCCGCTTCTGGGAAGTGGTTGAATCAGGCCTGCCGGATTACCGGGAACGCCGCAAACGCCTCCGCGATTACAGCGCCTATCTGACGCTTTAA
- a CDS encoding peptide chain release factor 3 has product MVFNSSDEILRRRTFAIISHPDAGKTTLTEKLLLYGGALQLAGSVRMRKNERASASDWMELERKRGISVSSTVLQFDYRGTHINLLDTPGHKDFSEDTYRVLTAVDSVIMVIDSGKGIESQTRKLFEVCARRGIPIFTFMNKLDRPTKEPLELMDELEKILGIEAYAMNWPLDQGIGFKGLFNRQENQVHWFERTAGGASRAPVHETTLSDPSLESRVDPVALTRAREELEVLNYSVGFDQKAILAGKLTPVFFGSATNNFGVQLLLDNFIHYAPPPQARVSSAGVVPPERESFSGFIFKIQGNMDPRHRDRVAFLRVVSGKFTRGMPLWHSGSGRQVKINNAHSLFGQEREIIEEAYPGDILGLVSYDGFGIGDTLSQEPGLVYHEIPHFPPECFSFIENPNPSKYKPFRRGLEQLLHEGVAQALYLKNGSQDVPLLAAVGPLQFEVLQYRLESEYGAPALLKPAVWQLARWIKPPVNPLALERALTVDGARLAADKTGQPVILFPTEWHLQYLSKNNPELELLKLPPDARAVPA; this is encoded by the coding sequence GTGGTTTTTAATTCCTCAGACGAAATCTTGCGCCGGCGGACCTTTGCGATTATTTCGCATCCGGACGCCGGGAAAACAACTCTGACGGAAAAACTGCTCCTCTATGGAGGAGCGCTTCAACTCGCCGGATCCGTCCGCATGCGCAAGAATGAACGCGCGTCGGCCTCCGATTGGATGGAACTCGAGCGCAAACGCGGGATTTCCGTCAGCTCAACCGTTCTTCAATTCGACTATCGCGGCACCCACATCAACCTGCTCGATACGCCCGGCCACAAAGATTTTTCCGAAGATACCTACCGGGTTTTGACCGCCGTGGACTCCGTCATTATGGTGATCGATTCCGGTAAAGGCATTGAAAGCCAGACTCGCAAGCTCTTTGAAGTTTGCGCCCGCCGGGGGATCCCCATTTTTACCTTCATGAATAAATTGGACCGGCCCACCAAGGAGCCTCTCGAGTTAATGGATGAGCTGGAGAAGATTCTGGGGATCGAAGCCTATGCCATGAACTGGCCATTGGACCAGGGAATCGGTTTCAAAGGTTTATTCAATCGTCAGGAAAATCAGGTCCATTGGTTTGAACGAACGGCAGGTGGCGCCTCCCGCGCTCCCGTGCATGAAACGACGCTCTCGGACCCGTCCCTCGAAAGCCGGGTAGATCCGGTGGCGCTGACTCGCGCGCGGGAAGAACTGGAGGTGCTGAACTATAGCGTAGGTTTTGACCAGAAGGCGATCCTGGCGGGGAAGCTGACACCGGTTTTCTTTGGCAGTGCCACGAACAACTTCGGGGTTCAGCTGCTGTTGGATAACTTTATTCACTACGCGCCGCCGCCGCAGGCGCGGGTCTCCTCGGCCGGTGTCGTGCCGCCAGAGAGGGAGTCTTTCTCGGGTTTCATCTTCAAGATTCAGGGGAATATGGATCCGCGCCACCGGGACCGCGTGGCGTTTTTGCGGGTGGTTTCCGGGAAATTTACCCGTGGCATGCCGCTGTGGCATTCCGGAAGCGGCCGGCAGGTGAAAATTAATAACGCGCACAGCCTCTTCGGCCAGGAACGTGAAATTATTGAAGAGGCTTATCCCGGCGATATCCTGGGGTTGGTCAGTTACGACGGCTTCGGCATCGGGGACACGCTTTCGCAGGAACCGGGGCTGGTGTACCATGAAATCCCGCATTTCCCGCCGGAGTGCTTTTCATTCATCGAAAACCCGAACCCTTCGAAATACAAGCCTTTCCGCCGGGGACTCGAGCAGCTGCTGCATGAAGGGGTAGCCCAGGCGTTGTATCTGAAAAACGGTTCCCAGGATGTTCCGTTGTTGGCGGCGGTGGGACCTTTGCAGTTTGAAGTCCTCCAATACCGGCTCGAAAGCGAGTATGGGGCTCCGGCTCTGCTGAAACCGGCCGTCTGGCAGTTGGCCCGGTGGATCAAGCCGCCGGTGAATCCTCTGGCCCTGGAGCGGGCGCTCACGGTGGATGGCGCGCGCCTGGCCGCGGATAAAACCGGCCAACCGGTCATTCTTTTCCCGACCGAGTGGCATCTTCAGTATCTTTCCAAAAATAACCCGGAACTTGAACTCCTGAAATTACCGCCCGACGCCCGAGCTGTGCCAGCCTGA
- a CDS encoding methyltransferase domain-containing protein, protein MSDSDELRHYFDRVAPDHENLISRLVPYYQKQNSLMMDLIPFKRLDAFKTLDIGSGAGILSRLLLDTFPNATVTAFDLSPVMLDLCKKKLWAYPKRATFQQGDLTRDSWGTGYDVVFAGLVLHHTDDQGKRNFFRRLIATMNPGGILLCRDIVRGRTERLTQQYEQLWKLYMRAQGEDGASWYEKFRAKDVPATAEDQVKWIREAGFQDVGCHWRYLNFAVTGGTKPT, encoded by the coding sequence ATGTCCGATTCAGACGAACTCCGTCACTATTTCGACCGCGTGGCCCCGGACCACGAAAATCTCATCAGCCGGCTGGTTCCCTATTACCAGAAACAGAATTCGCTGATGATGGATTTGATCCCGTTCAAACGGCTCGACGCCTTCAAGACTCTGGATATCGGATCAGGGGCAGGGATCCTGTCACGGCTTCTCCTGGACACGTTTCCGAACGCCACGGTGACGGCCTTTGACCTGAGTCCGGTCATGCTGGACCTCTGCAAGAAAAAACTCTGGGCCTATCCGAAACGCGCGACCTTCCAGCAGGGAGACTTGACCCGGGACAGCTGGGGGACCGGTTACGACGTGGTCTTTGCGGGGCTTGTCCTGCATCACACCGATGACCAGGGCAAACGCAACTTTTTCCGGCGCTTGATCGCCACCATGAACCCCGGCGGCATCTTGTTGTGCCGCGATATTGTCCGCGGCAGGACGGAGCGCCTGACCCAGCAGTACGAACAACTTTGGAAACTTTACATGCGCGCTCAGGGAGAAGACGGCGCTTCCTGGTATGAAAAGTTCCGGGCCAAAGACGTCCCCGCCACCGCCGAAGATCAGGTCAAGTGGATCCGCGAAGCCGGTTTTCAGGATGTCGGCTGTCACTGGCGATACTTGAATTTTGCCGTGACCGGCGGAACCAAACCGACGTAA
- a CDS encoding CDP-alcohol phosphatidyltransferase family protein, with protein sequence MNNIPPSPNPFAKETDGFFARHFDRRLSGAISRYLLKTPVTPNQITVGVTLLGVVAGYFMAQIGYTAKVIGSALFLLTSILDGCDGEVARAKKMTSKLGGWLDLWGDNVVHVAVFYGVGLGLFRDSNHPIYLLLGKAAVIGTILSASLASYQTYRKTRNRTIQPEKGFFTSVAGDEAAVRSVPAWEKRLVAVSDALARRDFVYGVLFLALIAHLEWFLWPCAVGVNVYAAVLLLLIIVS encoded by the coding sequence ATGAACAACATCCCGCCTTCGCCGAACCCCTTTGCCAAGGAAACAGACGGTTTCTTTGCGCGTCACTTCGATCGCCGTCTCTCGGGGGCGATCAGCCGTTATTTACTGAAAACACCTGTCACGCCGAATCAGATTACGGTCGGCGTCACACTCTTGGGAGTTGTCGCCGGATATTTCATGGCTCAGATTGGCTATACGGCCAAGGTGATCGGTTCAGCGCTTTTCCTTTTGACTTCGATCCTGGACGGCTGCGATGGAGAAGTCGCGCGTGCAAAAAAAATGACTTCGAAACTGGGTGGCTGGCTCGATTTGTGGGGGGATAACGTTGTGCACGTGGCGGTGTTTTACGGGGTGGGGCTTGGCTTGTTCCGCGACAGCAACCATCCCATCTATTTGCTGCTTGGCAAGGCCGCGGTGATCGGGACCATTCTTTCAGCGTCTCTGGCGAGCTATCAAACGTATCGGAAGACCCGGAATCGGACTATTCAGCCTGAGAAAGGATTTTTTACTTCAGTGGCAGGAGATGAAGCGGCGGTCCGCTCGGTGCCGGCATGGGAAAAACGTTTGGTGGCGGTCAGCGATGCGCTGGCCCGGCGCGATTTTGTGTACGGGGTCCTCTTTCTGGCTTTGATCGCGCATCTGGAATGGTTTTTATGGCCGTGTGCGGTAGGGGTCAATGTGTACGCCGCCGTCCTTTTGCTCTTGATCATCGTTTCATGA
- a CDS encoding lysylphosphatidylglycerol synthase domain-containing protein translates to MKLLRIIGILIGLTIVGYLVHQVGWGVIRHTLGLLEWGYVIVLCYPLSWMVFNTTGWFWALHVQYASRLSLLRLLPIRLAGETFNSLLPSGYVGGEPLKAKLLGGIIPLREATSSVLIAKSAQSIGLVVFVGLGLTLGQNQSSSSIPQRGTWTALAILAGGIAIFSVLLARRSFSRLGRGLYRITRLGWIQRREKYLVSLDESLGNFYREGKGRFFMSIVFHLMGWLAGALEVAVIFWLIDHPIGWRQAWFIGAMAQLASVIGLLVPAGVGLYEGGHYMAASLLGINPALGLSVSLVRRVREIFWDVLGLLFFWKLS, encoded by the coding sequence ATGAAACTCCTTCGTATCATCGGCATACTCATCGGGCTAACGATCGTCGGCTATCTCGTTCACCAGGTGGGATGGGGCGTCATCCGGCATACGCTGGGGCTTCTGGAGTGGGGATACGTGATCGTTTTGTGTTATCCCCTGAGCTGGATGGTGTTCAATACCACCGGGTGGTTCTGGGCGCTGCACGTCCAGTATGCCTCCCGACTCTCCCTGCTTCGTCTCCTCCCGATTCGCCTGGCCGGTGAGACGTTTAATTCGCTGCTTCCCTCCGGCTACGTAGGGGGCGAACCCCTCAAAGCCAAACTACTTGGGGGGATCATCCCGCTTCGGGAAGCGACTTCTTCTGTCTTAATCGCCAAATCGGCACAAAGCATTGGATTAGTCGTTTTTGTGGGGTTAGGGTTGACCCTTGGACAGAATCAGTCGTCTTCGTCCATCCCTCAGAGGGGAACTTGGACCGCGCTGGCGATTCTGGCGGGAGGAATCGCGATTTTTTCGGTGCTTCTGGCGCGCCGGAGCTTCAGCCGTCTGGGACGCGGGCTTTACCGGATCACGCGCCTGGGCTGGATTCAGCGTCGGGAGAAATATCTGGTGTCGCTGGATGAATCGCTTGGGAATTTTTATCGTGAGGGGAAGGGCCGGTTTTTCATGAGCATCGTTTTTCATCTCATGGGATGGTTGGCCGGCGCGCTGGAGGTGGCGGTCATTTTTTGGCTAATCGATCACCCGATCGGCTGGCGTCAGGCGTGGTTTATCGGGGCCATGGCGCAGCTGGCTTCCGTCATTGGACTGCTTGTCCCGGCCGGTGTGGGGCTTTACGAAGGGGGGCACTACATGGCTGCTTCTCTTCTGGGGATCAACCCGGCGCTGGGGTTAAGCGTCAGTCTCGTCCGCCGGGTGCGTGAAATTTTCTGGGATGTGCTGGGGCTTTTGTTCTTCTGGAAATTATCGTAG
- a CDS encoding Gfo/Idh/MocA family oxidoreductase: protein MTRLQGALIGFGNIAEFGHWPTYVKAGNCDIVAVVEPSSTRQAAAKACQPAIHVYSTVEELFRTEKLDFVDICTPPASHAALAQRALENGCHVLCEKPLSLKVSEYEALARESVARDKTVFTVHNWKYAPIFQKAFSLIREGRIGPVWHVEIFTLRNTHCKGTAQGAADTAGPSEDWRTDPAIAGGGILVDHGWHAFYLLQNLVQAAPESILAKMLRDRENPNSLEEAVQALVQFPEADGYVHLTWRSKMRRNNVIVQGQNGTLLLDDDRILLTTHDGEKQEIAFESALSAGSHHAEWFEALWPDFVEEVHNPAKRGANLKEAGWCLALLQAAYQSNLHGFKEMPVPFPGTVKPAEALA, encoded by the coding sequence ATGACCCGACTACAAGGCGCTCTGATCGGTTTTGGAAATATCGCGGAATTTGGGCACTGGCCGACGTACGTCAAGGCCGGCAACTGCGACATCGTCGCCGTTGTGGAACCCTCCTCCACTCGGCAGGCCGCGGCCAAAGCATGCCAGCCCGCGATTCACGTTTACAGCACCGTCGAGGAGTTGTTCCGGACGGAGAAACTGGATTTCGTAGACATCTGTACACCGCCGGCCTCCCATGCGGCGCTCGCGCAGCGCGCGCTCGAAAACGGCTGCCACGTCTTGTGCGAGAAACCGCTTTCGCTCAAGGTCTCGGAATACGAAGCTCTGGCGCGGGAGAGCGTGGCGCGGGACAAGACCGTATTTACCGTTCATAACTGGAAATACGCGCCCATCTTTCAGAAAGCGTTCTCCCTGATCCGGGAAGGCCGCATCGGCCCGGTCTGGCATGTTGAGATTTTCACGCTGAGGAATACACACTGCAAAGGAACCGCCCAGGGCGCCGCTGACACCGCCGGGCCATCCGAGGATTGGCGCACGGATCCGGCCATCGCGGGAGGCGGTATCCTGGTCGACCACGGCTGGCACGCGTTTTATCTGCTCCAGAACCTGGTTCAAGCGGCGCCGGAGAGTATCCTGGCCAAAATGCTGCGGGACCGGGAAAACCCGAACAGCCTGGAAGAAGCGGTGCAGGCGCTTGTCCAGTTCCCGGAAGCGGACGGATACGTTCACCTGACCTGGCGATCCAAGATGCGGCGCAACAATGTGATCGTGCAGGGCCAGAACGGAACGCTCCTGCTCGATGATGACCGGATTCTATTGACCACGCACGACGGGGAGAAACAGGAGATCGCCTTTGAATCGGCTTTATCCGCAGGGTCTCATCATGCGGAGTGGTTTGAAGCGCTCTGGCCTGATTTCGTGGAGGAAGTGCACAATCCCGCCAAGCGTGGGGCGAACTTAAAAGAGGCGGGATGGTGCCTGGCGCTCCTGCAGGCGGCCTACCAATCCAACCTGCACGGATTTAAAGAGATGCCGGTTCCTTTTCCCGGGACGGTGAAGCCAGCGGAGGCACTGGCGTAA